Proteins encoded together in one Mauremys reevesii isolate NIE-2019 linkage group 11, ASM1616193v1, whole genome shotgun sequence window:
- the LOC120374312 gene encoding ropporin-1 — MPYTDKQICIPPELPELLKQFTKAAIRTQPPDLLQWASDYFSAVARGDIPPVRERSERVPLSNWAELTPELLKVLHQRVSGRLIIHVDELAHMWKVLNLPIDLFESVMTVGRFTEEIEWLKFLALACSSLGVTIAKTLKIICEVLSSDYDSGPPRIPFSTFQFLYTYIAEVDGEISASHVSRMLNYIEQEVIGPDGLIKVNDFTQNPRVRLE; from the exons ATGCCATATACAGATAAGCAAATATGCATCCCTCCAGAACTGCCAGAACTGCTGAAACAGTTTACAAAAGCTGCTATTCGAACCCAGCCTCCAGATCTGCTCCAATGGGCATCTGA TTACTTTAGTGCCGTGGCCCGTGGTGATATACCTCCAGTAAGAGAGCGATCGGAAAGGGTACCTTTGTCAAACTGGGCAGAACTCACTCCAGAGCTCTTAAAGGTCTTACACCAACGA GTGAGTGGCAGACTGATAATCCATGTAGATGAACTGGCCCACATGTGGAAGGTGCTGAATCTCCCAATAGACTTATTTGAGAGTGTTATGACTGTTGGTCGTTTTACCGAAGAAATTGAATGGCTTAAGTTTTTAGCCCTGGCATGTAGCTCTCTTGGAGTT ACTATTGCAAAAACACTGAAGATTATATGTGAGGTTTTATCCAGCGATTATGACAGTGGACCCCCACGTATTCCTTTTAGcactttccagtttctctacacaTACATTGCTGAAGTGGACGGGGAGATTTCAGCATCTCATGTCAGCCGAATGCTGAATTACATTGAACAGGAGGT CATTGGACCTGATGGCCTAATCAAGGTGAACGATTTTACCCAGAATCCACGGGTCAGACTGGAATAG